A genome region from Hevea brasiliensis isolate MT/VB/25A 57/8 chromosome 9, ASM3005281v1, whole genome shotgun sequence includes the following:
- the LOC110640303 gene encoding uncharacterized protein LOC110640303 isoform X2 has protein sequence MDNNSNNKGKMIMGRGLVDLVLSWSIQDVLNKDLYKSQAKKIPETFTSTTHYMKTFIPPLVEEVHAELASSMQSLSRAPTSEISSFNISPKAYKPPRDWFYKISLKRGGSKNDPGIYEPEVGHVIALTDKRPKCTDDLCRSKQSYLIAYVHAVKGEDSGALSILSSKPIMIEQDMQKKKEKQTLFAVYLISLTTNIRIWRALNSELEGKNVNIIKEVLQSNSSDYEKCITCSSGENNGVFWSRMVDMCRSFNLNDSQKDAVLSCIGGRGCSHQYTVKLIWGPPGTGKTKTVGFLIYALFTMKCRTLTCAPTNIAVLEVAARVLSSVVKILEYDTYGMGDIVLFGNQERMKIDNESELFNVFLDNRAEILGRCFDPKSGWNQSLASMISLLENPEEQYCLYTIEKDEEDKNDEKKEQIINRGKEDENYDQNCEGKNKKYGKKVIVKENKGEGKQMASLHTRKHQQKLKDKEEEVGNGCSKTKNKKILENPEEQYCLYLQKNTIEKDEEDEKKEQIINRGKEDENYDQNCEGKNKKYGKKVIVKENKGEGKQMASLHTRKHQQKLKDKEEEVGNGCSKTKNKKILENPEEQYCLYLQKNTIEKDEEDEKKEQIINRGKEDENYDQNCEGKNKKYGKKVIVKENKGEGKQMASLHTRKHQQKLKDKEEEVGNGCSKTKNKKIEQEDKKCKPLTLEEFVQERFKSVGERLKFCIVNLYTHLPTSFIPLELVKNMIRALGLLRSLETLLLRVNIANEGLKQVLKEHEDVGSRIDNHMKLRNTMKECLKTIKLLPPNFPVPNFANTYAIREFCLQNASLLFCTTSSSVKLHTEGMKPLHFLVIDEAAQLKECESAIPLKLSGLHHAILVGDERQLSAMVNSKISEKAGFGRSLFERLVKLGYKKHLLNIQYRMHPSISLFPNREFYGNQILDAPNVKEISHKRCFLKGNIYGSYSFINIIHGKEKFGELQSLKNMVEVAVIADIVANLFEEFIGSKKKVSIGIISPYKAQVLAIQEKIVKYSSNSDGDFSVSVRSIDGFQGGEEDVIIFSTVRNNNKGSVGFLSSCQRANVALTRARHSLWILGNESTLSKSGSIWRKLVSDAKERGCFYNANEDKRLAQSIIAALLELNKLDTLLQMDSDLFRMARWKVFFSDNFRRSMAKLEDVEIRKEVISLLAKLSNGWRQSGKKKRMKSQDGSSSQLLELYGVNKQLNVAWSVDIWEENSFQIQVLKFWDVLPLSDIPMLSKSLDKLFKNYTKEKMNSCKYKCMERNLVVPMRWPVNSSGVKGTASGADPLQLTKSLESLSLRDGSSSSSTAHKYV, from the exons GCGAAGAAGATCCCAGAGACATTCACATCAACAACACACTACATGAAGACATTCATTCCCCCACTTGTTGAGGAAGTTCATGCTGAGTTGGCATCTAGTATGCAATCACTTTCTCGAGCACCCACATCTGAAATATCCTCTTTTAATATATCCCCCAAGGCATATAAACCTCCAAGAGACTGGTTTTACAAAATATCACTCAAAAGAGGAGGGTCAAAGAATGATCCAGGAATATATGAGCCTGAGGTTGGACATGTTATTGCCCTCACAGATAAGAGACCAAAATGCACTGATGATTTGTGCAGATCCAAACAATCCTACCTTATTGCTTATGTTCATGCAGTCAAAGGTGAAGATTCTGGTGCACTCTCAATACTCTCGTCAAAGCCCATCATGATTGAACAAGATATgcagaagaagaaggagaaacaaACACTTTTTGCTGTTTATTTGATAAGCTTGACGACAAATATTCGTATATGGAGAGCATTAAACTCAGAGTTGGAAGGGAAGAACGTGAACATTATTAAGGAAGTGCTGCAAAGTAATTCCAGT GATTATGAGAAGTGTATCACTTGCTCATCTGGAGAAAATAATGGGGTTTTTTGGTCACGCATGGTGGACATGTGCCGCTCTTTTAACTTAAATGACTCCCAAAAAGATGCTGTTTTGAGCTGTATCGGTGGAAGGGGTTGCTCTCATCAGTATACTGTCAAATTAATATGGGGTCCTCCAGGAACTGGGAAAACAAAGACCGTTGGTTTTCTGATATATGCTCTATTTACAATGAAATGCAGAACACTTACTTGTGCCCCTACTAATATTGCAGTGTTGGAAGTGGCAGCCCGTGTCCTGAGTTCAGTTGTCAAGATCCTTGAATATGACACTTATGGGATGGGAGATATAGTTCTATTTGGAAATCAGGAAAGAATGAAAATTGATAATGAGAGTGAACTTTTCAATGTATTTCTTGATAATCGTGCAGAAATACTTGGCCGTTGTTTTGATCCGAAGTCTGGATGGAATCAGAGTCTGGCATCCATGATAAGTTTACTCGAAAACCCTGAAGAACAGTATTGTCTTTACACAATTGAGAAAGACGAAGAGGATAAAAATGATGAAAAGAAGGAGCAGATAATTAATCGGGGAAAGGAAGATGAGaattatgatcaaaactgtgAAGGAAAGAACAAAAAATATGGGAAGAAAGTAATTGTAAAAGAAAACAAAGGTGAGGGAAAACAGATGGCAAGTTTGCATACCCGGAAACATCAGCAGAAATTGAAGGATAAGGAAGAAGAGGTTGGAAATGGCTGCTCTAAGACTAAGAACAAGAAAATACTCGAAAACCCTGAAGAACAGTATTGTCTTTACTTACAGAAAAACACAATTGAGAAAGACGAAGAGGATGAAAAGAAGGAGCAGATAATTAATCGGGGAAAGGAAGATGAGaattatgatcaaaactgtgAAGGAAAGAACAAAAAATATGGGAAGAAAGTAATTGTAAAAGAAAACAAAGGTGAGGGAAAACAGATGGCAAGTTTGCATACCCGGAAACATCAGCAGAAATTGAAGGATAAGGAAGAAGAGGTTGGAAATGGCTGCTCTAAGACTAAGAACAAGAAAATACTCGAAAACCCTGAAGAACAGTATTGTCTTTACTTACAGAAAAACACAATTGAGAAAGACGAAGAGGATGAAAAGAAGGAGCAGATAATTAATCGGGGAAAGGAAGATGAGaattatgatcaaaactgtgAAGGAAAGAACAAAAAATATGGGAAGAAAGTAATTGTAAAAGAAAACAAAGGTGAGGGAAAACAGATGGCAAGTTTGCATACCCGGAAACATCAGCAGAAATTGAAGGATAAGGAAGAAGAGGTTGGAAATGGCTGCTCTAAGACTAAGAACAAGAAAATTGAACAGGAGGATAAAAAATGCAAGCCTTTGACATTAGAGGAATTTGTACAGGAAAGATTCAAATCCGTTGGAGAACGGTTGAAATTCTGCATTGTAAATTTGTACACGCATTTACCAACTTCTTTCATTCCATTGGAATTggtgaaaaacatgataagagctCTTGGTTTGCTGAGATCGCTTGAAACTTTGTTGCTTAGAGTCAACATTGCCAATGAAGGATTAAAGCAGGTTCTCAAGGAACATGAGGATGTAGGAAGCAGAATTGATAACCATATGAAGTTGAGAAACACAATGAAAGAATGTCTCAAGACAATAAAATTACTTCCTCCAAATTTCCCTGTTCCAAATTTTGCCAATACTTATGCGATAAGAGAATTTTGCTTGCAGAATGCATCCCTTCTTTTCTGTACTACATCAAGCTCTGTTAAATTGCACACAGAAGGAATGAAACCTCTGCATTTCCTGGTTATTGATGAAGCTGCACAGCTTAAAGAATGTGAATCAGCCATTCCCTTAAAACTCTCTGGCCTTCACCATGCTATTCTTGTAGGAGATGAAAGGCAATTGTCTGCAATGGTTAATAGCAAG ATTTCTGAGAAGGCTGGATTTGGAAGAAGTTTGTTTGAGAGGCTTGTAAAGTTGGGATACAAGAAGCACCTCCTCAACATTCAATATAGAATGCATCCATCCATAAGCTTATTCCCAAATAGGGAGTTCTACGGCAATCAGATTTTGGATGCTCCAAATGTCAAAGAAATAAGCCATAAGAGATGCTTCCTTAAGGGAAATATTTATGGTTCCTAttcttttataaatataattcatGGGAAAGAGAAATTTGGTGAGTTACAGAGTTTGAAAAATATGGTTGAAGTTGCAGTGATTGCTGACATAGTTGCAAATCTGTTTGAAG AATTCATTGGCTCAAAGAAGAAGGTGAGCATAGGTATCATATCACCATATAAGGCTCAGGTTCTTGCAATTCAAGAGAAGATTGTAAAATACAGTTCAAATTCTGACGGGGATTTCTCTGTGAGTGTTCGCTCTATTGATGGCTTTCAAGGGGGTGAGGAGGATGTGATAATTTTCTCCACTGTTAGAAATAACAACAAAGGATCGGTGGGTTTTCTTTCAAGCTGTCAAAGAGCAAATGTGGCATTAACGCGAGCAAG ACATAGCCTTTGGATATTGGGAAATGAATCAACTTTAAGTAAGAGTGGCTCTATTTGGAGGAAGCTGGTCAGTGATGCCAAGGAAAGGGGATGTTTCTATAATGCTAATGAGGATAAGAGACTGGCTCAGTCTATTATCGCTGCACTGCTAGAGCTTAACAAACTTGATACTTTACTGCAAATGGATTCTGATTTATTCAGAATGGCTAGATGGAAG GTTTTCTTCAGCGACAATTTTCGGAGATCTATGGCAAAACTTGAGGATGTTGAAATTCGTAAGGAGGTGATTTCTCTCTTAGCAAAGCTTTCAAATGGTTGGCGTCAATCTGGGAAGAAGAAAAGAATGAAAAGCCAAGATGGGAGTTCTTCTCAATTGTTAGAGCTATATGGGGTTAATAAGCAGCTAAATGTTGCTTGGAGTGTGGATATTTGGGAAGAGAATTCATTTCAGATTCAAGTCTTGAAGTTTTGGGATGTTTTGCCTTTATCTGATATTCCAATGCTATCAAAGAGTCTTGACAAGTTGTTCAAAAATTATACCAAGGAAAAGATGAACAGCTGCAAATACAAATGCATGGAGAG GAATTTGGTTGTGCCTATGAGATGGCCAGTGAACTCATCTGGTGTTAAAGGAACTGCTTCTGGAGCTGATCCTTTGCAGCTGACAAAATCACTTGAATCACTCAGTCTAAGAGATGGATCAAGTTCTTCCAGCACAGCTCACAAGTATGTATAA
- the LOC110640303 gene encoding uncharacterized protein LOC110640303 isoform X1 — translation MDNNSNNKGKMIMGRGLVDLVLSWSIQDVLNKDLYKSQAKKIPETFTSTTHYMKTFIPPLVEEVHAELASSMQSLSRAPTSEISSFNISPKAYKPPRDWFYKISLKRGGSKNDPGIYEPEVGHVIALTDKRPKCTDDLCRSKQSYLIAYVHAVKGEDSGALSILSSKPIMIEQDMQKKKEKQTLFAVYLISLTTNIRIWRALNSELEGKNVNIIKEVLQSNSSDYEKCITCSSGENNGVFWSRMVDMCRSFNLNDSQKDAVLSCIGGRGCSHQYTVKLIWGPPGTGKTKTVGFLIYALFTMKCRTLTCAPTNIAVLEVAARVLSSVVKILEYDTYGMGDIVLFGNQERMKIDNESELFNVFLDNRAEILGRCFDPKSGWNQSLASMISLLENPEEQYCLYTIEKDEEDKNDEKKEQIINRGKEDENYDQNCEGKNKKYGKKVIVKENKGEGKQMASLHTRKHQQKLKDKEEEVGNGCSKTKNKKILENPEEQYCLYLQKNTIEKDEEDEKKEQIINRGKEDENYDQNCEGKNKKYGKKVIVKENKGEGKQMASLHTRKHQQKLKDKEEEVGNGCSKTKNKKILENPEEQYCLYLQKNTIEKDEEDEKKEQIINRGKEDENYDQNCEGKNKKYGKKVIVKENKGEGKQMASLHTRKHQQKLKDKEEEVGNGCSKTKNKKIEQEDKKCKPLTLEEFVQERFKSVGERLKFCIVNLYTHLPTSFIPLELVKNMIRALGLLRSLETLLLRVNIANEGLKQVLKEHEDVGSRIDNHMKLRNTMKECLKTIKLLPPNFPVPNFANTYAIREFCLQNASLLFCTTSSSVKLHTEGMKPLHFLVIDEAAQLKECESAIPLKLSGLHHAILVGDERQLSAMVNSKISEKAGFGRSLFERLVKLGYKKHLLNIQYRMHPSISLFPNREFYGNQILDAPNVKEISHKRCFLKGNIYGSYSFINIIHGKEKFGELQSLKNMVEVAVIADIVANLFEEFIGSKKKVSIGIISPYKAQVLAIQEKIVKYSSNSDGDFSVSVRSIDGFQGGEEDVIIFSTVRNNNKGSVGFLSSCQRANVALTRARHSLWILGNESTLSKSGSIWRKLVSDAKERGCFYNANEDKRLAQSIIAALLELNKLDTLLQMDSDLFRMARWKVFFSDNFRRSMAKLEDVEIRKEVISLLAKLSNGWRQSGKKKRMKSQDGSSSQLLELYGVNKQLNVAWSVDIWEENSFQIQVLKFWDVLPLSDIPMLSKSLDKLFKNYTKEKMNSCKYKCMERNLVVPMRWPVNSSGVKGTASGADPLQLTKSLESLSLRDGSSSSSTAHKQKSADLWGAYQ, via the exons GCGAAGAAGATCCCAGAGACATTCACATCAACAACACACTACATGAAGACATTCATTCCCCCACTTGTTGAGGAAGTTCATGCTGAGTTGGCATCTAGTATGCAATCACTTTCTCGAGCACCCACATCTGAAATATCCTCTTTTAATATATCCCCCAAGGCATATAAACCTCCAAGAGACTGGTTTTACAAAATATCACTCAAAAGAGGAGGGTCAAAGAATGATCCAGGAATATATGAGCCTGAGGTTGGACATGTTATTGCCCTCACAGATAAGAGACCAAAATGCACTGATGATTTGTGCAGATCCAAACAATCCTACCTTATTGCTTATGTTCATGCAGTCAAAGGTGAAGATTCTGGTGCACTCTCAATACTCTCGTCAAAGCCCATCATGATTGAACAAGATATgcagaagaagaaggagaaacaaACACTTTTTGCTGTTTATTTGATAAGCTTGACGACAAATATTCGTATATGGAGAGCATTAAACTCAGAGTTGGAAGGGAAGAACGTGAACATTATTAAGGAAGTGCTGCAAAGTAATTCCAGT GATTATGAGAAGTGTATCACTTGCTCATCTGGAGAAAATAATGGGGTTTTTTGGTCACGCATGGTGGACATGTGCCGCTCTTTTAACTTAAATGACTCCCAAAAAGATGCTGTTTTGAGCTGTATCGGTGGAAGGGGTTGCTCTCATCAGTATACTGTCAAATTAATATGGGGTCCTCCAGGAACTGGGAAAACAAAGACCGTTGGTTTTCTGATATATGCTCTATTTACAATGAAATGCAGAACACTTACTTGTGCCCCTACTAATATTGCAGTGTTGGAAGTGGCAGCCCGTGTCCTGAGTTCAGTTGTCAAGATCCTTGAATATGACACTTATGGGATGGGAGATATAGTTCTATTTGGAAATCAGGAAAGAATGAAAATTGATAATGAGAGTGAACTTTTCAATGTATTTCTTGATAATCGTGCAGAAATACTTGGCCGTTGTTTTGATCCGAAGTCTGGATGGAATCAGAGTCTGGCATCCATGATAAGTTTACTCGAAAACCCTGAAGAACAGTATTGTCTTTACACAATTGAGAAAGACGAAGAGGATAAAAATGATGAAAAGAAGGAGCAGATAATTAATCGGGGAAAGGAAGATGAGaattatgatcaaaactgtgAAGGAAAGAACAAAAAATATGGGAAGAAAGTAATTGTAAAAGAAAACAAAGGTGAGGGAAAACAGATGGCAAGTTTGCATACCCGGAAACATCAGCAGAAATTGAAGGATAAGGAAGAAGAGGTTGGAAATGGCTGCTCTAAGACTAAGAACAAGAAAATACTCGAAAACCCTGAAGAACAGTATTGTCTTTACTTACAGAAAAACACAATTGAGAAAGACGAAGAGGATGAAAAGAAGGAGCAGATAATTAATCGGGGAAAGGAAGATGAGaattatgatcaaaactgtgAAGGAAAGAACAAAAAATATGGGAAGAAAGTAATTGTAAAAGAAAACAAAGGTGAGGGAAAACAGATGGCAAGTTTGCATACCCGGAAACATCAGCAGAAATTGAAGGATAAGGAAGAAGAGGTTGGAAATGGCTGCTCTAAGACTAAGAACAAGAAAATACTCGAAAACCCTGAAGAACAGTATTGTCTTTACTTACAGAAAAACACAATTGAGAAAGACGAAGAGGATGAAAAGAAGGAGCAGATAATTAATCGGGGAAAGGAAGATGAGaattatgatcaaaactgtgAAGGAAAGAACAAAAAATATGGGAAGAAAGTAATTGTAAAAGAAAACAAAGGTGAGGGAAAACAGATGGCAAGTTTGCATACCCGGAAACATCAGCAGAAATTGAAGGATAAGGAAGAAGAGGTTGGAAATGGCTGCTCTAAGACTAAGAACAAGAAAATTGAACAGGAGGATAAAAAATGCAAGCCTTTGACATTAGAGGAATTTGTACAGGAAAGATTCAAATCCGTTGGAGAACGGTTGAAATTCTGCATTGTAAATTTGTACACGCATTTACCAACTTCTTTCATTCCATTGGAATTggtgaaaaacatgataagagctCTTGGTTTGCTGAGATCGCTTGAAACTTTGTTGCTTAGAGTCAACATTGCCAATGAAGGATTAAAGCAGGTTCTCAAGGAACATGAGGATGTAGGAAGCAGAATTGATAACCATATGAAGTTGAGAAACACAATGAAAGAATGTCTCAAGACAATAAAATTACTTCCTCCAAATTTCCCTGTTCCAAATTTTGCCAATACTTATGCGATAAGAGAATTTTGCTTGCAGAATGCATCCCTTCTTTTCTGTACTACATCAAGCTCTGTTAAATTGCACACAGAAGGAATGAAACCTCTGCATTTCCTGGTTATTGATGAAGCTGCACAGCTTAAAGAATGTGAATCAGCCATTCCCTTAAAACTCTCTGGCCTTCACCATGCTATTCTTGTAGGAGATGAAAGGCAATTGTCTGCAATGGTTAATAGCAAG ATTTCTGAGAAGGCTGGATTTGGAAGAAGTTTGTTTGAGAGGCTTGTAAAGTTGGGATACAAGAAGCACCTCCTCAACATTCAATATAGAATGCATCCATCCATAAGCTTATTCCCAAATAGGGAGTTCTACGGCAATCAGATTTTGGATGCTCCAAATGTCAAAGAAATAAGCCATAAGAGATGCTTCCTTAAGGGAAATATTTATGGTTCCTAttcttttataaatataattcatGGGAAAGAGAAATTTGGTGAGTTACAGAGTTTGAAAAATATGGTTGAAGTTGCAGTGATTGCTGACATAGTTGCAAATCTGTTTGAAG AATTCATTGGCTCAAAGAAGAAGGTGAGCATAGGTATCATATCACCATATAAGGCTCAGGTTCTTGCAATTCAAGAGAAGATTGTAAAATACAGTTCAAATTCTGACGGGGATTTCTCTGTGAGTGTTCGCTCTATTGATGGCTTTCAAGGGGGTGAGGAGGATGTGATAATTTTCTCCACTGTTAGAAATAACAACAAAGGATCGGTGGGTTTTCTTTCAAGCTGTCAAAGAGCAAATGTGGCATTAACGCGAGCAAG ACATAGCCTTTGGATATTGGGAAATGAATCAACTTTAAGTAAGAGTGGCTCTATTTGGAGGAAGCTGGTCAGTGATGCCAAGGAAAGGGGATGTTTCTATAATGCTAATGAGGATAAGAGACTGGCTCAGTCTATTATCGCTGCACTGCTAGAGCTTAACAAACTTGATACTTTACTGCAAATGGATTCTGATTTATTCAGAATGGCTAGATGGAAG GTTTTCTTCAGCGACAATTTTCGGAGATCTATGGCAAAACTTGAGGATGTTGAAATTCGTAAGGAGGTGATTTCTCTCTTAGCAAAGCTTTCAAATGGTTGGCGTCAATCTGGGAAGAAGAAAAGAATGAAAAGCCAAGATGGGAGTTCTTCTCAATTGTTAGAGCTATATGGGGTTAATAAGCAGCTAAATGTTGCTTGGAGTGTGGATATTTGGGAAGAGAATTCATTTCAGATTCAAGTCTTGAAGTTTTGGGATGTTTTGCCTTTATCTGATATTCCAATGCTATCAAAGAGTCTTGACAAGTTGTTCAAAAATTATACCAAGGAAAAGATGAACAGCTGCAAATACAAATGCATGGAGAG GAATTTGGTTGTGCCTATGAGATGGCCAGTGAACTCATCTGGTGTTAAAGGAACTGCTTCTGGAGCTGATCCTTTGCAGCTGACAAAATCACTTGAATCACTCAGTCTAAGAGATGGATCAAGTTCTTCCAGCACAGCTCACAA GCAGAAGTCAGCAGACTTGTGGGGAGCCTATCAGTAA
- the LOC110640304 gene encoding pentatricopeptide repeat-containing protein At5g48910, with translation MAAPKLRLREAIDSLYIYGPATHESYTRLALECFRANDVDQAKRLQSHMDIHLYQPSDSFLQNRILHVFAKRGDISNARDLFDKMLHRDIFSWNAMLSLYAKAGLIEDLRAFFDDMPSRDSVSYNTVISGFAKNGCASKAVEAFVRMQNEGLKPSEYTHVSVLNACAKLFDLRKGKQIHGKILTRNLGGNVFIWNALTDMYAKCGEIDKARWLFDRLAHKNVVSWNLMISGYLKNGQSEKCIDLFHEMRALGLKPDQVTVSNILGAYFHSGYIDKAVKIFSEIKERDKVCWTTMIVGCAQNGKEEDALMLFNDMLLANVRPDGYTVSSVLSSCAKLAFLFYGQAVHGKALVMGVNEGLLVASALVDMYCKCGVTADAWVVFSTMPARNVVSWNAMIGGYAQSGQDLEALALYENMLQEDIRPDNVTFVGILSACVHAGLVQEGKRYFDSMSKFHGLIPTLDHFACMINLLGRSGCVNEAMGLINSMPYEPNSLIWSTVLSVSAMKGDMKHGEMAARHLFELDPLNAGPYIMLSNMYARCGRWKDVASMRYLMKTKNVKKFAAYSWIEIDNEVHKFVADDRTHPDTKIIYEELHGLIRKLQKAGFSPNTKLVLHDVGEEEKLKSICYHSEKLALAFGLIKKCHGPIRIIKNIRVCGDCHVFMKFVSKITGRSIILRDSNRFHHFVAGKCSCNDYW, from the coding sequence ATGGCGGCACCCAAGCTCAGGCTTCGCGAAGCCATAGACTCGTTATACATTTACGGTCCTGCAACTCATGAATCCTACACTCGCCTCGCTCTCGAATGCTTTAGAGCCAACGATGTTGATCAAGCCAAGAGATTACAATCCCATATGGACATTCACTTGTACCAACCCAGTGATAGTTTCCTTCAGAATCGAATTCTTCATGTGTTTGCTAAAAGGGGTGATATCTCCAATGCTCGAGACCTGTTCGATAAAATGCTCCACAGAGACATTTTTTCCTGGAATGCGATGCTTTCTTTGTATGCAAAAGCTGGATTGATTGAGGATTTGCGTGCTTTCTTTGATGACATGCCTTCTCGCGATTCTGTATCGTATAACACAGTGATTTCTGGTTTTGCAAAGAATGGATGTGCAAGCAAGGCAGTGGAGGCTTTTGTCCGAATGCAAAATGAAGGACTTAAGCCTTCAGAGTACACCCATGTGAGTGTTTTAAATGCGTGTGCGAAGTTGTTCGATTTGAGGAAAGGAAAGCAGATTCATGGGAAAATCCTTACTCGTAATTTGGGTGGCAATGTGTTTATTTGGAATGCCTTAACTGATATGTATGCCAAGTGTGGCGAGATTGATAAAGCTAGGTGGTTGTTTGATAGATTGGCACATAAGAATGTTGTGTCATGGAATTTGATGATTTCTGGATACTTGAAAAATGGGCAGTCTGAAAAATGCATAGACTTGTTTCATGAGATGCGGGCATTAGGTTTGAAGCCTGACCAGGTTACAGTTTCAAATATTCTCGGTGCATATTTTCACAGTGGATATATTGACAAAGCAGTTAAGATATTTAGTGAGATCAAAGAACGAGATAAGGTTTGTTGGACAACAATGATAGTGGGTTGTGCACAGAATGGAAAAGAAGAAGATGCTTTGATGTTGTTCAATGATATGTTGTTAGCAAATGTCAGGCCAGATGGTTATACTGTCTCGAGTGTGCTTAGTTCCTGTGCCAAATTGGCTTTTTTGTTTTATGGTCAGGCTGTCCATGGGAAAGCATTAGTTATGGGAGTCAATGAAGGTTTGCTTGTGGCTAGTGCTCTTGTCGATATGTATTGCAAATGTGGAGTCACTGCTGATGCTTGGGTTGTATTTAGTACAATGCCAGCtcgaaatgtggtatcttggaatgCCATGATTGGGGGTTATGCACAAAGTGGACAGGATTTAGAGGCCTTAGCCCTTTATGAAAACATGTTGCAAGAAGATATAAGACCAGATAACGTTACATTTGTGGGAATTCTCTCTGCTTGTGTCCATGCTGGTTTAGTTCAAGAAGGAAAGAGATATTTTGATTCAATGAGCAAATTCCATGGACTCATACCTACTTTAGATCATTTTGCATGCATGATCAATCTCCTTGGACGTTCAGGATGTGTGAACGAAGCCATGGGCCTGATTAATAGCATGCCCTATGAACCAAATTCCCTAATTTGGTCCACTGTTTTATCTGTTAGTGCAATGAAGGGTGACATGAAGCATGGAGAGATGGCAGCTAGGCACCTATTTGAATTGGACCCCCTGAATGCTGGACCTTACATCATGCTGTCCAATATGTATGCTCGTTGTGGCAGGTGGAAAGATGTTGCATCTATGAGATATCTAATGAAAACTAAGAATGTTAAAAAGTTTGCTGCCTACAGTTGGATCGAGATCGATAATGAAGTCCACAAATTTGTAGCAGATGATCGAACTCATCCAGATACAAAAATTATCTATGAAGAACTCCATGGATTGATAAGGAAACTGCAGAAAGCTGGGTTTAGTCCAAATACTAAATTGGTTCTGCATGATGTTGGGGAGGAAGAGAAACTTAAATCCATTTGTTATCACAGTGAAAAACTTGCTCTTGCATTTGGATTGATAAAAAAGTGTCATGGACCCATAAGGATTATAAAGAATATTCGGGTTTGTGGAGACTGCCATGTTTTTATGAAGTTTGTATCTAAAATTACAGGAAGGTCAATCATCCTACGGGATTCAAACAGATTCCATCATTTTGTTGCTGGGAAGTGCTCCTGCAACGATTACTGGTGA